ACAGCATGCCCATGCCGGTGATGACTACGCGTCTACGCGACACTGTGACTTCCTCTTTAACGGTTTCACGGCAATAACGCCGGCTCGGGGCCGGCGTTAAAGAAAAGCCGCACGCCTTTGCAGGCCGTGCGGCTTCTTTCGTCGGGGAACCGACGACTACATCTTATGCCTGGTGGGCAACGATGTAGTCGATGGCTTCCTGAACGGTGGTGATCTTTTCGGCTTGCTCGTCGGGGATTTCGGTCTCGAATTCCTCTTCCAGAGCCATCACCAGCTCAACGGTGTCAAGGGAGTCGGCGCCCAGGTCTTCGACGAAGGAAGCGCTGTTGGTGACTTCTTCTTCCTTAACGCCGAGTTGCTCAGCAACGATCTTCTTGACGCGTTCTTCGATGGTGCTCATACCTTGTTTTCACTCCTATGGACAATCCGTACAGCTGGGCTGCGGGTAAGTGTATAGAAAGGGTTTTCTGCATTTCAAGCTGAACGCTGACGCCCCATCCCGGCAATCCAGATGCTCTGTCTATTCCAGCATCACAACGCTTGGAGAACTTCAGACAGCGCATATGACATCGCCACGAAGGATCACGTCACATCAGCTCATGTACATTCCGCCATTCACCGGTACCGTGGCACCCGTTACATAAGCTGCGCCCTCGGAAGCGAGGAATGCTACCACTTTGGCGATCTCTTCGGCTTGCCCCAGTCGACCCAGCGGAATCTGACCGAGCAATGCTTCACGTTGAGCCTCCGGAAGTTCACGGGTCATATCGGTATCGATGAAGCCCGGAGCGACCGCGTTGACAGTGATAGCACGGGAACCTACTTCGCGCGCCAGAGCGCGGGTGAAGCCTTCAAGACCGGCCTTCGCAGCGGCGTAATTGGTCTGTCCGGCGTTGCCCATCGCACCGACCACCGATCCAATGCTGATGATGCGGCCCCAACGAGCCTTGGTCATGCCGCGCAGCACTGCTTTCGACAGACGGTACAGGCTGTTCAGGTTGGTGTTCACTACATCGAACCACTCGTCATCTTTCATCCGCATCAGCAGATTATCGCGAGTGATACCAGCATTATTGACGACGATCAGCGGAGCACCAGCCTCTTTCTGAATGGCCTCAAGGGTATTGGCCACGGATTCGTCATTGGATACATCGAGCACCATGCCCGATCCTTGAATGCCGTTGGCCTTGAGATACTCGGAAATCTTCTGCGCGCCGGATTCGCTGGTGGCGGTGCCGATCACGGTGGCCCCCATGCGACCCAGCTCCAGGGCGATAGCCTGGCCGATGCCGCGGCTAGCACCGGTAACCAGTGCGACCTTACCTTGCAGACTCATGTGTTATCTCCTGTTCAAGCCAGCGCCGCGCGAGTGGCCGCAAGGGCATCGGCGGAATCCAGATTGTGGGTGGTCACGCCCTTGGCGCAACGCTTGTTCAAACCGGCAAGAACCTTGCCCGGGCCGCACTCAACCAGATCGGTGACGCCCTTTTCGGCCAGCAGCTGGACACTCTCGACCCAACGAACCGGGCTGTACAACTGGGCCAGCAGGTCACGCTTCAGCGCTGCCAGATCGGCAGGAACCTGGGCAGACACGTTCTGCACCAGGGCGATTTTCGGTATGTGCCACTCCACGGCGTCGATAGCCTCGGCAAACCGCTCGGCGGCTGGACGCATCAGATCGCAGTGCGACGGCACGCTAACCGGCAGCGCCACGGCACGCTTGGCGCCACGCGCCTTGCAGCCCTCGATCGCACGCTCGACCGCCTTGGCTGCGCCAGCGATAACGACCTGGCCCGGCGCGTTGAAATTCACGGCACTCACCACTTCACCCAGGGCAGCCTCGGCACAGGCCGCCAGAACATCGGCGTCTTCCAGCCCAAGAATCGCCGCCATACCACCAGTCCCGGCCGGGACGGCTTCCTGCATCAACTGGCCACGGCGCTCCACCAACTTCACCGCATCGACGAAAGCAAGGCTGCCGGCAGCCACAAGAGCGGAATACTCGCCCAGGCTATGACCCGCAACAAAGGCTGGCTGCGCACCACCCTCCGCCTGCCACAGACGCCACAAGGCGATGGACGCGGTCAGAATGGCCGGCTGGGTCTTGTCGGTCTGGTTCAGGCGCCCTTCAGGGCCATCCTGGACCAGCACCCAGAGGTCATACCCCAGGGCGGAGGAAGCTTCGGCAAAGGTTTCACGCACGATGGCGTGCTGCGCACCCAGCTCGGCAAGCATGCCGAGGGATTGCGAACCTTGACCGGGAAATACGAAGGCGAGGGATGCGGACATTGCAACAGGTCCCTTTTGTCTGTTTCGTCAAATGGATAACGCCGGCGAGAGCCTGGCGCATTGAACTGACAGTTGGATGACGGCCCAACAGCCGCGGTCACATCAGGATCCGGCGGCGTTTCACATCAAGACACATTGAATGCTGTCTATCCAATACGTCTTCTTCGCGCATTGCTACGCGCAATGCGCAACATCGACGCCCCTATCAGAGCAGATATTCCAGCCGGCCATGCAGCCGCTGGGGCAGATTTTCGCGAACCTCAAGCAGCGCCCGGCGCAATGCGCTCTGGATTCCATCCTCCTTCGCACTGCCGTGACTCTTCACTACGATCCCCTGCAAACCCAGGAAACTCGCACCATTGTGCTGCGAAGGCGTAAGGTCGGCACGCAAGCGGCGAAGGAATGGCATCGCCATCAACCCCACCGCCCGTGCCGGCAAGCTGGACGAGAAAAGCTCCTCCAGACGGGACGCCACCATAGCCGCCAGACCCTCGCTGGACTTGAGCAGGATATTGCCGACAAAACCGTCGCACACAACAACATCCGCCAATCCGCGATAGAGGCCGTCGCCCTCTATGTAACCGATGTAGTTCACGCCACGCGCCTGCTGAAGAAGACTCGCCGCCAACTTGACCTGCTGGTTACCCTTGACATCTTCGGTTCCGACATTCAACAGGGCAACTCGCGGCCGCTCCTTGCCGAGCGCCTCCGCAGCGACGGCCCCCATGATGGCGAACTGATAAAGGTGTTCGGCACTGCAATCAACATTCGCCCCCAGATCGAGCAGATGGCAATGGCCAGCCTGGGTAGGCACGGCCGTAACCATCGCAGGGCGATCGATCCCCGGCAATGTCTTCAATAGATAACGGGAAAGCGCCATCAGCGCACCAGTGTTACCAGCACTGACGCAGGCATCAGCCTTGCCATCCCGAACCAGTTCGAGGGCTACGCGCATGGACGAATCGGGTTTGCCACGCAGCGCCTGTGAAGGTCGCTCATCCATCGTGATGAGTTCGCTGGCATGGTGAACATGTACGCGCTGACGCTCGACTGGAGACAGTTCGCGCAGGTGTTCTTCGATCAGAGGAGCTTGGCCGACAAGGACCAGCTGAAGAGAGGAGTACTCGGCCAGAAAAGAAATACAGGCCGGAACAATGCAGTGGGGACCGTAGTCCCCACCCATTGCATCAATCGCGATGATTGGCGCGGACAAGGATTACTCGTCGGAGCCCTTGTCTACGACCTTACGGCCGCGATAGAAACCGTCCGGGGAGACGTGGTGACGCAGGTGAACTTCACCGGTGCTCTTTTCCACGGACAGAGCGCTTGCGTCCAGAGCATCGTGGGAACGACGCATGTCACGAGCGGAACGGGATTTTTTGTTCTGCTGAACAGCCATGATTGATTAACTCCTAAACGTTTGGGTCACGCTTCAACTGCGCCAGTACACTGAAGGGGTTTGGCCGCTCTTCAACGTTCTCGCTCGGTTCGGGCGCTGTTGCGTATCCCACCGGCTGCTGGCAATCCTCAGGGTCATGGACCGGCACGATGGGCAAGGCGAGCAGCAACTCGTCCTCGACCAGCGAGGTCAGGTCGATGGGGTCATCCCCCACCTCCAGCGCATCGTAGCCACTGGGCAGGTCCTCGATCGACTTGCCTTCCGGGATGATGACGTAATCATACTCACCACCCACATGGAAGTTGGCCGGCTCCAGGCAGCGCTGGCATACCATGCTCACCTCGGCGTCGAGTTCGACGTGCATGACCGCCAGCTTCTGCTCGTCACGGAAGAAAGAAAACTTCGCGTGCACGCCGCCATCACTGCTGGTCAGTTGCTCGTTGAGACGGGGCATCCTGGCGATCGGCAGCTCACCCTCGAGGGTGGCGGCGCGCTCTACAAGTTTGCGCGGATCAACGTGAGGTGGTATCGGTCCATTCAACATAAGCGCGCCATTATAGGGATGCACCCGAAGCTGTCAAAGGAAATTAGCCATAAACCGCTGTATGGACAGCCCTTTTCGCTAGAATCGCGGCGACCTTCCGAAGGAGTTCGCCATGCTGCCACTGATCCTTGCATCCAGCTCACCCTACCGCCGAGAATTATTGCAGCGCCTGCGCCTGCCATTCGAATGCGCCAGCCCTGACATCGACGAAAGCCCGCTCGACGGCGAGAGCGCCCAGCAACTGGTTTGCCGTCTGGCAGAAAGCAAAGCTCGCGCACTTAGCCGGCGCTACCCCAACCACCTGATCATCGGCTCCGATCAAGCCGCAGTGAACGGAAGCCTGATTCTCGGAAAACCACACACCATAGAACGCGCCACCGAGCAACTTAAAGCCGCCAGCGGCAGCAGCGTCAGCTTCCTCACTGGACTCTGCGTCCTGAACAGCCGCAGCGGACACTGCCAGGTCGATCATGTGCCGTTCACCGTACATTTTCGCCCCCTGGACGACGCTCGCATCCGCCGCTACCTGGAAGCAGAACAACCCTTCGACTGCGCAGGCAGTTTCAAGGCCGAAGGCCTGGGCGTCAGCCTGTTCCGCTCCACCGAAGGCGAGGACGCCACCAGCCTGGTAGGCCTCCCACTGATACGCCTGGTCGACATGCTGCTCGCCGAGCAGATACTGATCCCCTGAAAAGAAAAGCCCGACAGCGTTTGCCGGGCTTTCTTGATATATAAAGGAGGGAGAGCTCAGCGCAGTGCCGGCCCCTGCCAGCCCATCCAAAGCGCCAGGCGCTCGGCAACACTAGCCCCCAGCTTTTTGGCGAAGCGATCGAACGGAGTCTCCTGGACGGTGTAATCCACCAACTCCTTCTCCTTGATCACCTCACGAGCCACATAGCTGGAGCTACCCAGCCCATCGATCAACCCAAGCTGCAGAGCCTGCTCGCCAGACCAGATCAAGCCGGAGAACAATTCCGGGTGATCCTTGTCCTTCAGGCGATCACCACGCCCCTTCTTCACGCTATCGATGAACTGCTTGTGAGTCGTATCCAAGACGTTCTGCCAGAAGGCGGTCTCATCCGCCTTCTGCGGCTGGAAGGGATCGAGAAAAGCCTTGTGCTCCCCCGAGGTATAGACACGGCGATCCACACCCAGCTTCTCCATCGTACCGACGAACCCGAAGGTCGCAGCAGTGACACCAATGGAGCCGACCAGACTGGCCTTGTCCGCGTAGATCTGATCGGCAGCGCTGGCGATATAGTAAGCCCCCGAAGCCCCCAGATCGCTAATTACGGCATAAACCTTGATATCCGGATGCTCAGCACGCAGACGCTTGATTTCATCGTAGATATAGCCGGATTGTACAGGACTGCCACCAGGGCTATTGATTCGCAGCACGATACCCTTGGTTCCCGCATCCTCGAACGCCTTGCGCAAAGCGCCGACCACATTATCGGCACTCGCCGGCTCATCATCGGCAATCATGCCTTTGACCTCGATGAGCGCGGTATGGCTGGCACTACGAGACGCCGACTTGGACAAACCGCTCAGCGGGCTGAAAAGCGCCAGCGCCACGAACAGGTAAAGGAATGTCAACAGCTTGAAGAAAATCCCCCAGCGCCGCGCACGACGCTGCTCCTGAACTCCAGCCAGCACGGCCTTTTCCAGCAACTTCCAGCTCTTGTCGTCACCCACCCTGGATTCCTCAGCCTTCCATTCATCCGACATCGTTACCTACCTCGAGCAAGGACCCGGAAGCACGACCGGCAGCCAGCCAGGCGCGCAACTCATTGAAATGTTCGACCTCCAGAGCCGGAGCATAATCTCGCAACACATCCAGAGACTGCGCACCATAACCCACCGCCACCGAATCCATGCCGGCGCGACGAGCCATTTCCAGATCGAATGGCGAATCCCCAACCATCAGCGCGTTTCGCGCATCGACCCGACAGTGCCCGAGTATCTCGTGCAACATTCGAGGATCCGGCTTGCTAGCCGACTCATCAGCAGCACGAGTGATATCGAAGAAGTCCGTCCATCCCTGCCCGGCCAGCACGCGGTCAAGCCCTCGGCGGTTCTTGCCGGTAGCGACCGCCAGCCGATAGCCAGCATCACGGAACTCAGCCATCGCCTCGGCAACACCAGGGAATAGCGGCGAGGGGCGCACCTCCAGACTCAGATAATGCTCCCCGTAATCTCGCCGGAAGCGATCCAGCGGATCTCCTTCCTCCACTTCGGGATAGAGGGTCTG
The Pseudomonas triclosanedens DNA segment above includes these coding regions:
- the sppA gene encoding signal peptide peptidase SppA; its protein translation is MSDEWKAEESRVGDDKSWKLLEKAVLAGVQEQRRARRWGIFFKLLTFLYLFVALALFSPLSGLSKSASRSASHTALIEVKGMIADDEPASADNVVGALRKAFEDAGTKGIVLRINSPGGSPVQSGYIYDEIKRLRAEHPDIKVYAVISDLGASGAYYIASAADQIYADKASLVGSIGVTAATFGFVGTMEKLGVDRRVYTSGEHKAFLDPFQPQKADETAFWQNVLDTTHKQFIDSVKKGRGDRLKDKDHPELFSGLIWSGEQALQLGLIDGLGSSSYVAREVIKEKELVDYTVQETPFDRFAKKLGASVAERLALWMGWQGPALR
- a CDS encoding HAD-IIIA family hydrolase — its product is MREYSLLIFDWDGTLVDSIGRIVEAMRVAAANSGLPERSDAAIKGIIGLGLPEAIQTLYPEVEEGDPLDRFRRDYGEHYLSLEVRPSPLFPGVAEAMAEFRDAGYRLAVATGKNRRGLDRVLAGQGWTDFFDITRAADESASKPDPRMLHEILGHCRVDARNALMVGDSPFDLEMARRAGMDSVAVGYGAQSLDVLRDYAPALEVEHFNELRAWLAAGRASGSLLEVGNDVG
- the acpP gene encoding acyl carrier protein; protein product: MSTIEERVKKIVAEQLGVKEEEVTNSASFVEDLGADSLDTVELVMALEEEFETEIPDEQAEKITTVQEAIDYIVAHQA
- a CDS encoding YceD family protein, with the protein product MLNGPIPPHVDPRKLVERAATLEGELPIARMPRLNEQLTSSDGGVHAKFSFFRDEQKLAVMHVELDAEVSMVCQRCLEPANFHVGGEYDYVIIPEGKSIEDLPSGYDALEVGDDPIDLTSLVEDELLLALPIVPVHDPEDCQQPVGYATAPEPSENVEERPNPFSVLAQLKRDPNV
- a CDS encoding Maf family protein — translated: MLPLILASSSPYRRELLQRLRLPFECASPDIDESPLDGESAQQLVCRLAESKARALSRRYPNHLIIGSDQAAVNGSLILGKPHTIERATEQLKAASGSSVSFLTGLCVLNSRSGHCQVDHVPFTVHFRPLDDARIRRYLEAEQPFDCAGSFKAEGLGVSLFRSTEGEDATSLVGLPLIRLVDMLLAEQILIP
- the fabD gene encoding ACP S-malonyltransferase, giving the protein MSASLAFVFPGQGSQSLGMLAELGAQHAIVRETFAEASSALGYDLWVLVQDGPEGRLNQTDKTQPAILTASIALWRLWQAEGGAQPAFVAGHSLGEYSALVAAGSLAFVDAVKLVERRGQLMQEAVPAGTGGMAAILGLEDADVLAACAEAALGEVVSAVNFNAPGQVVIAGAAKAVERAIEGCKARGAKRAVALPVSVPSHCDLMRPAAERFAEAIDAVEWHIPKIALVQNVSAQVPADLAALKRDLLAQLYSPVRWVESVQLLAEKGVTDLVECGPGKVLAGLNKRCAKGVTTHNLDSADALAATRAALA
- the fabG gene encoding 3-oxoacyl-ACP reductase FabG, with product MSLQGKVALVTGASRGIGQAIALELGRMGATVIGTATSESGAQKISEYLKANGIQGSGMVLDVSNDESVANTLEAIQKEAGAPLIVVNNAGITRDNLLMRMKDDEWFDVVNTNLNSLYRLSKAVLRGMTKARWGRIISIGSVVGAMGNAGQTNYAAAKAGLEGFTRALAREVGSRAITVNAVAPGFIDTDMTRELPEAQREALLGQIPLGRLGQAEEIAKVVAFLASEGAAYVTGATVPVNGGMYMS
- the rpmF gene encoding 50S ribosomal protein L32, translating into MAVQQNKKSRSARDMRRSHDALDASALSVEKSTGEVHLRHHVSPDGFYRGRKVVDKGSDE
- the plsX gene encoding phosphate acyltransferase PlsX translates to MSAPIIAIDAMGGDYGPHCIVPACISFLAEYSSLQLVLVGQAPLIEEHLRELSPVERQRVHVHHASELITMDERPSQALRGKPDSSMRVALELVRDGKADACVSAGNTGALMALSRYLLKTLPGIDRPAMVTAVPTQAGHCHLLDLGANVDCSAEHLYQFAIMGAVAAEALGKERPRVALLNVGTEDVKGNQQVKLAASLLQQARGVNYIGYIEGDGLYRGLADVVVCDGFVGNILLKSSEGLAAMVASRLEELFSSSLPARAVGLMAMPFLRRLRADLTPSQHNGASFLGLQGIVVKSHGSAKEDGIQSALRRALLEVRENLPQRLHGRLEYLL